A region of Flavobacteriales bacterium DNA encodes the following proteins:
- a CDS encoding polysaccharide deacetylase family protein, which translates to MILVYSHKITNRTKYIFRLIFIDILKTEVTFTENKTDFEISNFPKINYSNHKTESGIFFKPSYLLFENGIKEQEIEFFEHKQNKCFFRVSSDSSMPFDVFAASFYLATRYEEYLPQIRDQFDRFTASESLAYQQKFLKKPLINIWANEIAEIVKSHYPQFVFPEKKFEYISTIDIDNAYAYKNKGIMRIVAGLLKALVKGNDFKQRVAVLLNKAKDPYDTYDDQFEIHKKYNIRPIYFFLLGDYGFNDKNIPVKNQKFQALIKSLADYYEVGIHPSYASNKEVSILIKEITRLKNITHRDVKKSRQHFLKLTLPSTYRNLIDNDILEDFTMGYSGQPGFRASICSPFYFYDLDIEKQTDLKIIPFVAMEATFKYYLKATPQEAIKEINELIDVVKSVNGTFVSVWHNESLSEQGLWKGWKEVYINVLEKASSTPPKERIS; encoded by the coding sequence ATGATTTTAGTTTATTCACATAAAATAACCAATAGAACCAAATACATTTTTAGGTTAATTTTTATCGATATACTAAAAACCGAAGTAACCTTTACTGAAAACAAAACAGATTTTGAAATCAGTAATTTTCCAAAAATCAATTATAGCAACCACAAAACAGAATCTGGAATATTTTTTAAACCATCGTATTTATTGTTCGAAAATGGGATAAAAGAACAAGAAATTGAGTTTTTCGAACACAAACAAAACAAATGTTTTTTTAGAGTTAGCTCCGATTCATCCATGCCTTTTGATGTTTTTGCTGCTAGTTTTTATTTGGCTACACGATATGAAGAGTATTTACCTCAAATCCGTGACCAGTTTGATCGATTTACTGCATCCGAAAGTTTGGCTTATCAGCAAAAATTCTTAAAAAAACCCTTAATTAACATTTGGGCAAATGAAATTGCTGAAATTGTAAAAAGTCATTATCCTCAATTTGTTTTTCCAGAAAAAAAATTCGAGTACATTTCAACCATTGATATTGATAATGCTTACGCTTACAAAAACAAAGGTATTATGCGAATTGTTGCTGGCTTACTAAAAGCATTGGTAAAAGGCAACGACTTTAAACAAAGAGTTGCTGTACTACTCAATAAAGCCAAAGACCCTTACGATACCTACGACGACCAATTTGAAATTCATAAAAAATACAACATCAGGCCTATTTACTTTTTTTTGTTGGGCGATTACGGTTTTAACGATAAAAACATTCCAGTAAAAAATCAAAAATTTCAAGCATTAATAAAATCGTTAGCCGATTATTATGAGGTAGGCATACACCCATCTTATGCTTCAAATAAAGAAGTATCTATTTTAATTAAAGAAATAACACGACTAAAAAACATTACCCATCGCGATGTTAAAAAGAGTCGCCAGCATTTTTTAAAACTAACCCTACCTTCTACTTACCGTAACTTAATCGATAACGATATTTTAGAAGATTTTACCATGGGTTACTCTGGTCAGCCTGGTTTTAGGGCAAGTATTTGTTCTCCATTTTATTTTTACGATTTAGACATCGAAAAGCAAACCGATTTAAAAATTATTCCTTTCGTTGCCATGGAAGCCACATTTAAATACTATTTAAAGGCCACTCCTCAAGAAGCTATTAAAGAAATAAACGAATTAATTGATGTGGTAAAATCGGTAAACGGAACATTTGTGAGTGTATGGCATAACGAATCATTATCAGAACAAGGCTTATGGAAAGGCTGGAAAGAGGTTTACATTAATGTATTAGAAAAAGCCTCCTCAACCCCTCCAAAAGAAAGGATTAGTTAA
- the hemC gene encoding hydroxymethylbilane synthase: MDKIVGVELSHRFAPIAVRERLALNKEQTRAAIQTLKKHYKEVFIISTCNRLSIYAYGDSHNEIVDFFDTFGNYRQYLSILPDSEIAIINLFSTAAGLESQAVGEHQISGQIKDALDIGREEQSIGPVLDELIRQAVHTGKRVRLETNIGKFSASLATVGFELIEHHGYNIADSTFLVIGTGNMANLVATILDRTSIKKLYIASHDMDRAKEMANEWNGTPVEMQNIHKALGEANIVVGGTQGEINLLHEETMAESKCPRANFALETGGNKLFIDFGVPRNFNPNLKDHNNISLYDLDDIKKITYDGLLKRYDEIPLARKIVNQELDWFMVWLKNRRVAPVIEAYWSNLEDLRDEELKWLIPKMGDLSDHQKELLMRFSHRLLRRISSPTIDGIKNIAQNIHLQDNPINTAKQILDVNNVDIFVPKRKIIVGTRGSKLALTQTNWVVDQLKAIQPDYEFETKIIRTSGDDGNIDVVGAFTSALQRSMLAGEIDIAIHSYKDIPTEEVNGLRVIPITEREDCRDVFISKTGKKLKELPAGATIGTGSLRRSAQLKQIRPDLNYKFIQGNVDGRIQKMESGEYDAIILAAAGLRRLNMIDYATELLDVDIMLPAVGQGILGIETIDKEGYVLDLVKKLRHEPTKYAADAERAFLIALGGGCNLPIAAYAQATTTDIKIQGVFATEDGEYFARKTINGKVEDRRELARSLALDLKKEIDLKKKEQLSETTSKSC, translated from the coding sequence ATGGATAAAATTGTTGGAGTAGAATTAAGTCACCGTTTTGCACCTATTGCTGTAAGAGAACGATTAGCCCTTAACAAAGAGCAAACCCGAGCAGCTATACAAACCTTAAAAAAGCACTACAAAGAAGTTTTTATTATTTCCACTTGTAACCGCTTATCTATTTACGCTTACGGAGATAGTCACAATGAAATTGTTGATTTTTTTGACACCTTTGGCAATTACCGCCAATACTTATCCATATTACCTGATAGCGAAATTGCTATCATCAATTTATTTTCTACGGCTGCAGGATTAGAATCTCAGGCAGTGGGCGAGCATCAAATTAGCGGACAAATTAAAGATGCATTAGATATTGGGAGAGAAGAACAATCAATAGGTCCAGTTTTGGACGAACTTATTCGACAAGCTGTTCATACAGGAAAAAGAGTGCGGTTGGAAACCAACATTGGTAAATTTTCTGCTTCGTTAGCAACGGTAGGTTTCGAACTAATTGAACACCATGGGTATAACATTGCCGATTCTACATTTTTAGTTATAGGTACTGGAAATATGGCAAATTTAGTTGCTACTATTTTAGACAGAACATCAATAAAGAAGTTATACATTGCTAGTCACGACATGGATAGAGCCAAAGAAATGGCTAATGAATGGAATGGGACGCCTGTGGAAATGCAAAACATTCACAAAGCGCTAGGTGAAGCAAATATTGTAGTTGGCGGAACTCAGGGAGAAATAAACTTACTACATGAAGAAACCATGGCAGAAAGTAAATGTCCAAGAGCAAATTTTGCATTAGAAACAGGTGGAAATAAATTATTTATTGATTTTGGAGTTCCAAGAAACTTTAATCCAAACTTAAAAGATCACAACAATATATCGTTATACGATTTAGATGACATCAAAAAAATTACTTACGATGGCCTTCTAAAACGATATGATGAGATTCCTTTGGCAAGAAAAATAGTAAATCAAGAATTGGATTGGTTTATGGTTTGGCTAAAAAACCGAAGAGTTGCACCCGTTATAGAAGCATATTGGAGTAATTTAGAAGACTTGCGTGATGAAGAACTTAAATGGCTTATCCCAAAAATGGGTGATTTATCTGACCATCAAAAAGAATTACTAATGCGTTTTTCGCACCGTTTGTTAAGAAGAATTTCGAGTCCAACAATAGACGGAATAAAAAACATAGCTCAAAACATACATTTACAAGACAATCCTATTAATACTGCAAAACAAATTTTAGACGTTAATAATGTAGATATTTTTGTTCCTAAACGTAAAATAATTGTTGGCACAAGAGGCAGCAAATTGGCTCTAACTCAAACCAATTGGGTGGTTGACCAATTAAAAGCCATACAACCCGATTACGAATTCGAAACCAAAATAATAAGAACAAGCGGCGACGATGGTAACATTGATGTTGTAGGAGCATTTACATCAGCTTTGCAACGCTCCATGTTAGCAGGCGAAATTGATATTGCCATACACAGTTATAAAGATATTCCTACTGAAGAAGTTAATGGTTTGAGAGTTATCCCAATTACAGAAAGAGAAGATTGTAGAGATGTATTTATCTCTAAAACTGGAAAAAAATTAAAAGAATTACCTGCTGGTGCAACTATTGGAACAGGCAGTTTACGTCGTTCAGCTCAGCTAAAACAAATTCGACCTGATTTAAATTATAAATTTATTCAAGGAAATGTAGATGGTAGAATCCAAAAAATGGAAAGTGGTGAATACGATGCGATTATTTTAGCAGCAGCAGGTTTGCGTAGATTAAACATGATTGATTATGCTACAGAATTGCTTGATGTAGACATTATGCTCCCAGCTGTTGGTCAGGGTATTTTAGGTATAGAAACCATTGACAAGGAAGGTTATGTGTTAGATTTGGTAAAAAAATTACGACACGAACCGACAAAATATGCTGCCGATGCCGAAAGAGCTTTTTTAATTGCACTAGGTGGAGGATGTAACTTACCTATTGCAGCTTATGCTCAGGCAACCACTACCGACATTAAAATACAAGGTGTTTTTGCAACAGAAGATGGTGAATATTTTGCCAGAAAAACTATAAATGGGAAGGTAGAAGACCGTAGAGAGCTTGCTCGTAGTTTAGCATTAGACTTGAAAAAAGAAATTGATTTAAAAAAAAAGGAGCAACTAAGTGAAACAACCTCTAAGTCGTGTTAA
- a CDS encoding ribose-phosphate pyrophosphokinase, which translates to MIEPTVKIFSGRASMYLAEKIAKAYGVSLGNVIINTFSDGEFQPSFEESVRGADVFIVQSTFPPADNLMELLMMIDAAKRASARRVVAIMPYFGLARQDRKDKPRVPIGAKLVANMLASAGVTRVMTMDLHADQIQGFFEVPVDHLFASTIFIPYIQSLNLENLTMASPDMGGTKRANAYAKFLHAEVAVCYKQRKKANVIEDMFLIGEVAGRDVIIVDDMVDTAGTLTKAADIMMANGATSVRAIATHAILSGKAYERIENSQLTELIVTDSIPLSQQSDKIRVLSVADLFSDIIKKVFHHESISNTFIC; encoded by the coding sequence ATGATTGAACCAACAGTAAAAATATTTAGCGGTAGAGCATCGATGTATTTAGCAGAAAAAATTGCTAAAGCTTACGGTGTTTCGTTAGGTAATGTCATCATTAATACCTTTAGTGATGGAGAGTTTCAGCCTTCTTTCGAGGAATCGGTTAGAGGTGCTGATGTTTTTATTGTTCAATCTACTTTTCCTCCTGCCGATAATTTAATGGAACTATTAATGATGATTGATGCAGCAAAACGTGCCTCAGCCAGAAGAGTAGTTGCTATAATGCCTTATTTCGGTTTGGCTCGTCAAGATAGAAAAGATAAACCTAGAGTTCCGATAGGAGCAAAATTGGTAGCTAACATGCTTGCTTCTGCTGGTGTTACTAGAGTAATGACCATGGACTTGCATGCTGACCAAATTCAAGGATTTTTTGAAGTACCCGTTGACCATTTATTTGCCTCAACTATTTTTATACCTTACATTCAAAGTTTAAATCTTGAAAACTTAACCATGGCTTCTCCTGATATGGGCGGAACCAAACGTGCCAATGCTTATGCTAAATTTTTACACGCTGAAGTAGCTGTATGTTACAAACAACGTAAAAAAGCTAACGTAATTGAAGACATGTTTTTAATTGGTGAAGTAGCTGGTAGAGATGTTATTATTGTTGATGATATGGTTGATACTGCTGGTACACTTACAAAAGCTGCCGACATTATGATGGCAAACGGTGCAACAAGCGTTAGAGCAATTGCAACACACGCAATACTATCGGGCAAGGCATACGAAAGAATAGAAAACTCTCAACTAACTGAATTAATCGTAACAGATTCTATACCGTTATCTCAACAATCTGATAAAATAAGAGTACTTTCGGTGGCTGATTTGTTTTCAGATATCATCAAAAAAGTATTTCATCACGAATCAATAAGTAACACATTCATTTGCTAA
- a CDS encoding adenosine kinase, whose protein sequence is MNKKYNVFGIGNALVDIVTEVDDQFLKSHNIEKGLMTLVDEEHQTRISNAINMSKSNKQCGGSAANSVIAVSQFGGSSFYSCKVANDELGDFYMKDLKANGVDTNLRSGGLEAGITGKCLVMTTDDASRTMNTFLGITSNYSRAEIKEEALKDSQYLYIEGYLVTSENGLDAMKYAKKLAEENGVKTALTFSDPSMVKYFKEPMESVIGASVDLLFCNEEEAMLYTGKDNLTEAREELKKAARRFVITLGANGAMIFDGDTFVDIEPYKVKAIDTNGAGDLFSGAFLYGITNGHSFADSGKLASLASSQVVTQFGPRLEWHQAKDILNKLHNA, encoded by the coding sequence ATGAACAAAAAGTATAATGTATTTGGAATTGGTAACGCTTTAGTTGATATTGTAACCGAAGTTGATGATCAGTTCTTAAAAAGTCACAACATAGAAAAAGGATTGATGACTTTAGTTGATGAAGAACATCAAACCAGAATTTCAAATGCTATTAACATGAGCAAAAGTAACAAACAATGCGGGGGTTCAGCTGCAAATTCAGTTATTGCGGTTAGTCAATTTGGTGGGTCGAGCTTTTATTCTTGTAAGGTTGCTAATGATGAATTAGGTGATTTCTACATGAAAGATTTGAAAGCGAATGGTGTAGATACGAATTTGCGTAGTGGTGGTCTTGAAGCTGGAATTACAGGTAAATGTTTGGTAATGACTACTGATGATGCATCAAGAACAATGAATACTTTTTTAGGCATAACTTCAAATTATTCGAGAGCTGAAATTAAAGAAGAAGCTCTTAAAGATTCGCAGTATTTATATATAGAAGGTTATTTAGTAACATCTGAGAATGGATTAGATGCCATGAAATATGCAAAAAAACTTGCTGAGGAAAATGGAGTAAAAACAGCATTAACATTCTCCGACCCTTCTATGGTAAAATATTTTAAGGAACCTATGGAATCTGTTATTGGAGCAAGTGTTGATTTATTGTTTTGTAATGAAGAAGAAGCGATGCTATATACAGGCAAGGATAATCTTACCGAAGCAAGAGAAGAACTTAAAAAAGCTGCAAGAAGATTTGTTATTACTTTAGGTGCAAATGGAGCAATGATTTTTGATGGAGATACATTTGTAGATATTGAACCTTATAAGGTTAAAGCAATTGATACGAACGGTGCTGGCGATTTATTTTCGGGAGCTTTTCTTTATGGAATTACAAATGGACATAGCTTTGCAGATTCAGGAAAATTGGCATCACTTGCATCATCTCAAGTGGTAACGCAGTTTGGACCTCGACTTGAATGGCATCAAGCAAAAGATATTTTAAATAAGTTGCACAATGCTTAA
- the upp gene encoding uracil phosphoribosyltransferase produces MEIINLGSHNSIFNQFIAEIRDEKIQQDSMRFRRNCERLGEIFAYEISKKLVYEEQEVTTPLGVSNIKLIKEQPVLSTILRAGLPVHQGLLNYFDKSDNAFVSAYRKHHKDGSFDIELEYLASPDLTDRTIILSDPMLASGASIVVTYKALLQKGSPKKLHVVILIASTLGLDYVKRHLPENTTIWVGAIDEELTAQSYIVPGLGDAGDLAFGSKE; encoded by the coding sequence ATGGAAATTATAAACCTAGGCTCTCACAACTCTATTTTTAATCAGTTTATTGCTGAAATTAGAGATGAGAAAATTCAGCAAGACAGCATGCGTTTTAGAAGAAATTGCGAGCGTTTAGGAGAAATTTTTGCCTATGAAATAAGCAAGAAACTAGTTTATGAAGAACAGGAAGTGACTACACCTTTAGGAGTCTCCAATATAAAATTGATTAAAGAACAACCCGTTTTATCTACAATTTTACGTGCAGGATTACCTGTTCATCAAGGTTTATTAAATTATTTCGATAAATCGGATAACGCCTTTGTTTCTGCTTACCGAAAACACCACAAGGATGGTAGTTTTGATATCGAATTAGAGTATTTAGCAAGCCCGGACTTAACAGATAGAACAATTATTTTATCCGACCCTATGTTGGCTTCTGGGGCATCTATAGTAGTTACGTATAAAGCATTGTTGCAAAAAGGTTCTCCAAAAAAATTACACGTTGTAATTTTAATTGCTAGCACACTTGGGCTAGATTACGTTAAACGACATTTACCAGAAAATACTACCATTTGGGTGGGTGCAATTGATGAAGAACTAACCGCTCAATCATACATTGTTCCTGGCTTAGGAGATGCTGGCGATTTGGCTTTCGGCTCAAAAGAATAA
- the radC gene encoding DNA repair protein RadC yields MQAEKLNIKSWAEEDRPREKLLLKGKNALSDAELIAILIGSGNKNETAVELAKRILSSVNNDLNQLAKLSLTDLMQFKGIGEAKAISIASALELGRRRKESITEKSSKITSSKIAYEIISDVLSDLPHEEFWVLYLNRKNEVIKKEHISKGGVTGTVADGKIIFKNAVNHLASAIILCHNHPSGNLTPSNEDIKLTKKLKEIGVLMDTPVIDHIIVGNNNYFSFADENLL; encoded by the coding sequence ATGCAAGCCGAAAAACTAAATATCAAGAGTTGGGCAGAGGAAGATCGCCCTCGGGAGAAGCTATTGCTAAAAGGCAAAAATGCTTTGTCGGATGCGGAACTGATTGCCATTTTAATTGGTTCGGGCAACAAAAATGAAACCGCTGTTGAATTAGCAAAACGCATTTTATCAAGTGTAAACAATGACCTCAACCAATTGGCAAAACTCAGCTTAACCGACTTAATGCAATTTAAAGGTATTGGCGAAGCAAAAGCCATCAGTATTGCATCAGCACTAGAATTAGGTAGAAGGAGAAAAGAAAGTATCACCGAAAAATCATCAAAAATAACCTCTAGCAAAATAGCTTACGAAATTATTAGCGATGTGTTGAGCGATTTGCCTCACGAAGAATTTTGGGTATTGTATCTAAATCGTAAAAACGAAGTCATAAAAAAAGAACACATCAGTAAAGGTGGAGTTACTGGAACAGTTGCCGACGGAAAAATTATTTTTAAAAATGCGGTCAATCACTTGGCTTCGGCTATAATTTTATGCCACAATCACCCAAGCGGAAACCTTACCCCTAGCAACGAAGACATTAAGCTCACCAAAAAGCTAAAAGAAATTGGTGTTTTAATGGATACACCAGTTATTGACCATATTATTGTAGGCAACAATAATTACTTTAGCTTTGCAGACGAAAACTTGCTGTAA
- a CDS encoding 50S ribosomal protein L25/general stress protein Ctc produces the protein MKSIALKGNKRTDRGSSDAKSLRKEDKIPAVLYGGKENIHFMVDDIPFGKIIHSPNVYFVDLNIDGTTVRSIIKEIQFHPVTDKVLHVDFLEVIPGKEVTVMLPIKITGTSKGVLNGGKLRTVTRRLRVRGLAEALPEAITVDITPLKIGQSIKVGEIKVAGLTLLDAPNAVVVAVKMSRAAVSASDEEEEGAEGDAEGAEATTEAVAE, from the coding sequence ATGAAATCAATAGCATTAAAAGGAAATAAAAGAACTGATAGAGGATCATCTGATGCTAAATCCCTTAGAAAAGAAGACAAAATTCCAGCTGTATTATACGGAGGAAAAGAAAATATTCACTTTATGGTAGATGACATTCCTTTTGGAAAAATCATCCATTCACCAAACGTATATTTTGTTGATTTGAATATTGACGGTACTACTGTTAGATCTATCATTAAAGAAATACAGTTCCACCCAGTAACTGACAAAGTTTTACACGTTGATTTTCTAGAAGTAATTCCTGGAAAAGAAGTAACAGTAATGTTACCAATTAAAATTACAGGTACATCTAAAGGTGTATTAAATGGTGGTAAATTAAGAACTGTAACCAGAAGATTAAGAGTTAGAGGACTAGCTGAAGCTTTACCAGAAGCGATTACTGTTGATATTACTCCATTAAAAATTGGACAATCAATTAAAGTTGGCGAAATTAAAGTTGCTGGTTTAACTTTATTAGACGCTCCTAACGCTGTTGTTGTTGCTGTTAAAATGAGTAGAGCTGCTGTTTCTGCTTCTGATGAAGAAGAGGAAGGTGCTGAAGGTGATGCTGAAGGTGCTGAAGCTACAACCGAAGCTGTTGCTGAATAA
- a CDS encoding aminoacyl-tRNA hydrolase, producing the protein MKYLIVGLGNIGSEYENTRHNIGFMILDALAKASNIFFEPNKLGSTATLKFKGRTFILVKPSTYMNLSGKAVNYYLQQEKISAENLLVITDDIALPFGTIRLKGKGSDGGHNGLKNIAESLGHPNYPRLRFGVGSDFVQGKQINHVLGNFAPEEQVLLPERLTKASEAIKSFGTIGIGRTMSEFNGK; encoded by the coding sequence ATGAAGTATTTAATTGTAGGATTGGGCAATATTGGCTCAGAATACGAAAATACTAGACATAATATTGGATTTATGATATTGGATGCCTTAGCTAAGGCATCCAATATTTTTTTTGAGCCAAACAAACTTGGCTCTACTGCTACCCTAAAATTTAAAGGAAGGACTTTTATTTTGGTAAAACCTTCAACCTATATGAACCTGAGTGGCAAAGCTGTAAACTACTACCTCCAACAAGAAAAAATTTCTGCTGAAAATCTTTTAGTTATTACCGACGACATTGCTTTACCCTTTGGAACAATCCGTTTAAAAGGAAAAGGAAGTGATGGCGGACATAATGGATTAAAAAATATAGCTGAATCATTAGGTCATCCCAACTACCCTCGATTACGTTTTGGAGTAGGTAGCGACTTTGTTCAAGGTAAACAAATCAATCATGTATTGGGCAATTTTGCTCCCGAAGAACAAGTACTTTTACCTGAACGCTTAACAAAAGCCTCTGAAGCTATAAAAAGCTTTGGAACAATTGGCATAGGAAGAACAATGAGCGAGTTTAACGGGAAGTAA
- a CDS encoding uroporphyrinogen-III synthase, with amino-acid sequence MKQPLSRVKVLIPRPIEQSNEFAEKLEKLGATPVIFPLIELKPINTQLLVETYSKNNFDWLVFTSGVAVKCFFDEINPKEVKSKIAAVGSQTKKTIEKLGLKVNFIPSAATAQKLAKEIPVKESESVFIPQSKIANNTIVDILGKKNKKIKTLAIYDNSPVEYSKEEIEEVLNTPVNVITFTSGSTVNSFMDLIRKHKIKLDTVHTISIGPSTTAEAQKRHLGIDATAENHTVDGIIEEIMKLYA; translated from the coding sequence GTGAAACAACCTCTAAGTCGTGTTAAGGTTTTAATACCTAGACCCATTGAACAAAGCAACGAATTTGCAGAAAAACTTGAAAAACTAGGTGCAACACCTGTTATTTTCCCATTAATTGAACTTAAACCAATTAACACTCAACTTTTAGTTGAAACTTATTCTAAAAATAATTTTGACTGGTTAGTATTTACTAGCGGTGTAGCGGTAAAATGTTTTTTTGATGAAATCAATCCAAAGGAAGTAAAATCAAAAATTGCCGCAGTTGGTTCGCAAACTAAAAAGACCATCGAAAAATTAGGTTTAAAAGTAAACTTTATACCATCGGCAGCTACTGCTCAGAAATTGGCAAAAGAAATTCCCGTTAAGGAATCTGAAAGTGTTTTTATTCCACAATCTAAAATAGCTAATAACACAATTGTTGATATATTGGGTAAAAAGAATAAAAAAATAAAAACGCTTGCCATCTACGACAATTCACCTGTTGAATATTCGAAAGAAGAAATTGAAGAAGTTTTAAATACCCCAGTAAATGTAATTACTTTTACTAGTGGATCGACAGTTAATAGCTTTATGGATTTGATTAGAAAACATAAAATAAAACTCGATACAGTTCATACCATTTCTATTGGTCCATCAACCACAGCAGAAGCTCAAAAACGTCATTTAGGTATTGATGCTACCGCTGAAAATCATACCGTAGATGGTATTATTGAAGAAATAATGAAATTATATGCTTAA
- the radA gene encoding DNA repair protein RadA, translating into MAKTKVKTTFFCQSCGAQFPKWVGKCSSCNEWNTIAEEVVSKPDKSDFNVAFNINRTSKPQLIEDIQLADIPRIKLPGTELSRVLGGGLVPGSLVLFGGDPGIGKSTLMLQMALRLKGKKTLYVSGEESEQQIKMRAERIGNKNPDCYILTETSTQHIFHHIKELNPDVLVIDSIQTLHTSTIDSSPGSISQVRECTAELMKYAKETHTPVFLVGHITKDGTIAGPKILEHMVDVVLQFEGDRNHIYRLLRSIKNRFGSTNELGIYEMYGEGLKEVENPSEILISNKEEQLSGSAISATMEGNRPLLIEIQALVSTAAYGNPQRSSTGFDSRRLNMLLAVLEKRCGFRLSQKDVFLNIAGGIKVDDPAIDLAVISAVLSSGEDVYIPSNVCFAAEVGLSGEIRPVSRIDQRISEAEKLGFEKIFVSKYNKKGLTKTSPKIQVIFVSRVDEVFSALFG; encoded by the coding sequence GTGGCTAAAACCAAAGTAAAAACTACCTTTTTTTGTCAAAGTTGTGGCGCTCAATTCCCGAAATGGGTGGGCAAGTGTAGTTCGTGTAACGAATGGAATACCATTGCGGAAGAAGTTGTTTCAAAACCTGATAAATCGGATTTTAATGTTGCTTTTAACATTAATCGAACCAGTAAACCACAATTAATTGAAGACATTCAACTTGCTGATATTCCACGTATAAAATTACCAGGAACAGAATTGAGTAGAGTGTTGGGTGGTGGTTTAGTTCCTGGTTCGTTGGTGCTTTTTGGTGGCGACCCAGGTATTGGTAAATCTACCTTAATGTTGCAAATGGCATTGCGATTAAAAGGTAAAAAAACCTTGTATGTGTCGGGCGAAGAAAGTGAGCAACAAATTAAAATGCGTGCAGAACGTATCGGTAACAAAAATCCCGATTGTTATATTTTAACAGAAACATCAACTCAACATATTTTTCATCACATTAAAGAATTAAATCCTGATGTGTTGGTGATAGATTCTATTCAAACCTTGCATACTTCAACTATTGATTCATCGCCTGGTAGTATTTCTCAAGTTAGAGAATGTACCGCTGAATTGATGAAATATGCCAAAGAAACACATACTCCCGTATTTTTGGTGGGGCATATTACTAAAGATGGAACCATTGCAGGGCCAAAAATTTTAGAACACATGGTTGATGTGGTGTTGCAATTCGAAGGAGACAGAAACCATATCTACCGTTTGTTACGCTCTATTAAAAATCGTTTTGGTTCAACCAACGAGTTGGGTATTTATGAAATGTATGGCGAAGGTTTGAAAGAAGTTGAAAATCCATCAGAAATATTAATCAGCAACAAAGAAGAGCAATTGAGTGGTTCGGCTATTTCAGCAACCATGGAAGGGAATAGACCATTATTGATTGAAATTCAAGCATTGGTAAGTACTGCTGCTTATGGTAATCCGCAACGTTCATCAACTGGTTTTGATTCAAGAAGATTAAATATGTTGTTGGCTGTATTGGAAAAACGTTGTGGGTTCAGACTATCACAAAAAGATGTGTTTTTAAACATTGCTGGTGGTATTAAAGTGGATGACCCTGCAATTGATTTAGCTGTAATTAGTGCTGTTTTATCAAGCGGCGAAGATGTGTATATTCCTTCAAATGTTTGTTTTGCTGCCGAGGTTGGTTTAAGTGGTGAAATTCGTCCAGTCAGTAGAATTGATCAACGGATTTCTGAAGCAGAAAAATTGGGGTTCGAAAAAATATTTGTTTCTAAATACAACAAAAAAGGCTTAACCAAAACAAGTCCAAAAATTCAAGTGATTTTTGTTTCAAGAGTAGATGAGGTTTTTTCTGCGTTGTTTGGGTAA